The proteins below are encoded in one region of Ostrea edulis chromosome 3, xbOstEdul1.1, whole genome shotgun sequence:
- the LOC125676945 gene encoding hormonally up-regulated neu tumor-associated kinase homolog A-like isoform X1, translating to MMEPDMVEKKENDIKELSAAEEDVDVKTSGGHHSTPETSEKKKKVGSYILGKTLGEGSFAKVRQGIHLIAHEKVAVKVVSKKALLVREFVRKNVRREAIVLQKLSHPNIIRMYEVMETENSYYLVLEYADCGEFIKYLSIKKCLPESECKKYARQIVSAVDHMHVSNIIHRDLKLENFLLDGNLDIKIIDFGLSNVFYGETSLSTQCGSPAYAAPEILNNQKYGPAVDVWSIGVCLFGMLVGSLPFVPQPANNIAQLHSLILKGCVIPDTLSEECRDLLQTMLTAEPRRRIKIEEVLGHPWLLGENEEPVFRQSTVANLLPLVPQASVINYMTKMFDFKESEVLNALGERKVNSIAATYYLLKKRFDSGLHLVSFPQGMRNHRRESSFSTFSIELNSRNTTSCPTKDQRGETTETKKVTSGEIKHNNYRSYLQYLKVSRERTNAFSKNIFLRRQKTRSSLMRSYNKVEKNDNSVPDLITSESTKPDFRLTYTPIHADALFEWDKEGLVRREQKRMRPKPLETFCKEKPKLPNSQNLQILPMMVTGDKKRSHIVYSPPPPPNTSLGMRDLTPPNTSHGRRASRGITLDDVSENQTEFYTPTPPRTAPSLNSRASISILSPKQNSEIENVGNNSDDEKPDLALVLADPCSQEIWGSFQKHKAKLIKSGAISLKRSKTVYANPISSQKMLTPRDQKALEDGNKTQIVGKGRLLLERSSTRISVGFSDFQKPTTYTPEYIKPNTAIGTARQELPEVIGSAKSRARSEIIDLDRKAVPKLPQMTIGPIRQEREPEIEIPDMPPSPDAYERLIVEDETPMMRIRITSSLKH from the exons ATGATGGAGCCGGACATGGTCGAAAAGAAGGAAAATGATATAAAGGAACTAAGCGCCGCGGAGGAAGATGTTGATGTGAAGACTTCCGGTGGACATCATTCGACTCCGGAAACGtccgaaaagaaaaagaaagtcGGCAGTTACATACTAGGAAAAACCCTCGGGGAAGGATCATTTGCCAAAGTTCGTCAAGGCATCCATTTAATAGCACATGAAAAG GTGGCCGTGAAAGTTGTGTCAAAGAAGGCCCTGTTGGTCCGTGAGTTTGTCCGTAAGAACGTCAGGCGTGAGGCCATTGTCTTACAGAAGTTGTCCCATCCGAACATCATCCGGATGTATGAGGTGATGGAAACTGAGAATTCATATTACCTCGTTCTGGAATACGCTGACTGCGGGGAGTTCATCAAGTACCTGTCCATCAA AAAATGTCTACCGGAGTCCGAGTGCAAGAAATACGCCCGGCAGATAGTGTCTGCAGTGGACCACATGCACGTATCAAACATCATACACAG ggatttgaaattagaaaattttcttcttGATGGAAATTTGGATATCAAAATAATTG ACTTCGGCCTGAGTAACGTGTTTTACGGCGAGACCTCGCTGTCCACTCAGTGTGGGTCCCCCGCCTACGCCGCCCCCGAAATCCTCAACAACCAGAAGTACGGACCCGCCGTGGACGTCTGGAGCAT agGGGTGTGTCTGTTCGGCATGCTCGTTGGCTCCCTTCCGTTCGTTCCCCAGCCAGCGAACAACATCGCCCAGCTTCATTCTCTGATACTGAAGGGATGTGTGATCCCTGATACCCTGAGTGAAG aATGCAGGGATTTACTTCAAACAATGCTAACAGCCGAACCCAGACGCAGAATAAAAATAGAGGAGGTTTTGGGACATCCCTGGCTCTTGGGAGAAAATGAGGAACCTGTATTTCGGCAGTCGACAGTTGCAAATCTTCTTCCGCTTGTGCCACAAGCGTCTGTGATAAATTACATGACAAAGATGTTTGATTTCAAGGAGAGTGAAGTGTTGAACGCCCTCGGTGAACGTAAAGTGAATTCAATAGCCGCGACGTACTATCTGCTGAAGAAAAGATTCGACTCCGGGCTACACTTAGTGAGTTTTCCTCAAGGAATGAGAAATCATAGACGGGAGTCTTCCTTCTCTACATTCAGCATTGAACTTAATAGCAGAAACACGACATCATGCCCAACGAAAGACCAGCGAGGGGAGACTACTGAAACAAAGAAAGTTACATCGGGTGAAATCAAACACAATAACTATAGGAGCTATCTGCAGTACTTGAAAGTGTCCAGGGAGAGGACAAATGCTTTCTCCAAGAACATTTTCCTACGACGACAGAAAACGCGAAGCTCGCTCATGAGATCGTATAACAAAGTAgaaaagaacgataactctgttCCCGATCTCATCACATCAGAATCCACAAAACCCGATTTTAGACTTACCTATACCCCTATTCATGCCGATGCTTTGTTTGAATGGGATAAAGAAGGTTTGGTAAGGAGAGAGCAGAAGAGGATGAGACCAAAACCACTGGAgacattttgtaaagaaaagCCAAAACTTCCAAATAGTCAAAACTTGCAAATTTTACCAATGATGGTAACCGGTGACAAAAAACGCAGTCATATCGTATATTCTCCTCCCCCTCCTCCAAATACGTCTCTAGGCATGCGTGATCTAACACCGCCGAATACGTCACACGGCCGGAGAGCTTCACGAGGAATAACTCTTGATGATGTTTCAGAAAATCAGACAGAATTCTACACTCCAACCCCACCAAGGACCGCGCCTTCATTAAACTCCAGAGCCAGTATTTCTATATTAAGTCCAaaacaaaattcagaaatagAAAATGTGGGAAATAATTCTGACGACGAAAAGCCTGATCTTGCCTTAGTCCTGGCCGACCCCTGCTCACAGGAAATATGGGGGTCTTTTCAGAAACACAAAGCTAAATTGATAAAAAGTGGAGCAATATCTTTGAAACGGTCTAAAACTGTGTATGCCAACCCGATTTcgtctcaaaaaatgttgactcCTAGAGACCAGAAAGCTTTAGAAGACGGGAATAAGACACAGATTGTTGGTAAAG GACGCCTTCTTCTAGAAAGAAGTTCTACTCGGATAAGTGTCGGTTTCTCAGACTTCCAGAAACCAACTACCTATACTCCAGAATACATCAAACCAAACACCGCAATCGGCACTGCGAGACAGGAGTTACCAGAAGTGATTGGTTCCGCAAAATCTCGAGCCCGATCGGAAATTATTGACCTTGATAGAAAAGCTGTACCGAAGTTACCGCAAATGACAATTGGGCCGATACGACAAGAAAGAGAGCCCGAGATAGAAATCCCCGATATGCCCCCGTCGCCTGACGCCTATGAACGTCTTATTGTGGAAGATGAAACTCCAATGATGCGCATCAGAATCACGAGTTCATTAAAACACTAA
- the LOC125676945 gene encoding hormonally up-regulated neu tumor-associated kinase homolog B-like isoform X3 → MYEVMETENSYYLVLEYADCGEFIKYLSIKKCLPESECKKYARQIVSAVDHMHVSNIIHRDLKLENFLLDGNLDIKIIDFGLSNVFYGETSLSTQCGSPAYAAPEILNNQKYGPAVDVWSIGVCLFGMLVGSLPFVPQPANNIAQLHSLILKGCVIPDTLSEECRDLLQTMLTAEPRRRIKIEEVLGHPWLLGENEEPVFRQSTVANLLPLVPQASVINYMTKMFDFKESEVLNALGERKVNSIAATYYLLKKRFDSGLHLVSFPQGMRNHRRESSFSTFSIELNSRNTTSCPTKDQRGETTETKKVTSGEIKHNNYRSYLQYLKVSRERTNAFSKNIFLRRQKTRSSLMRSYNKVEKNDNSVPDLITSESTKPDFRLTYTPIHADALFEWDKEGLVRREQKRMRPKPLETFCKEKPKLPNSQNLQILPMMVTGDKKRSHIVYSPPPPPNTSLGMRDLTPPNTSHGRRASRGITLDDVSENQTEFYTPTPPRTAPSLNSRASISILSPKQNSEIENVGNNSDDEKPDLALVLADPCSQEIWGSFQKHKAKLIKSGAISLKRSKTVYANPISSQKMLTPRDQKALEDGNKTQIVGKGRLLLERSSTRISVGFSDFQKPTTYTPEYIKPNTAIGTARQELPEVIGSAKSRARSEIIDLDRKAVPKLPQMTIGPIRQEREPEIEIPDMPPSPDAYERLIVEDETPMMRIRITSSLKH, encoded by the exons ATGTATGAGGTGATGGAAACTGAGAATTCATATTACCTCGTTCTGGAATACGCTGACTGCGGGGAGTTCATCAAGTACCTGTCCATCAA AAAATGTCTACCGGAGTCCGAGTGCAAGAAATACGCCCGGCAGATAGTGTCTGCAGTGGACCACATGCACGTATCAAACATCATACACAG ggatttgaaattagaaaattttcttcttGATGGAAATTTGGATATCAAAATAATTG ACTTCGGCCTGAGTAACGTGTTTTACGGCGAGACCTCGCTGTCCACTCAGTGTGGGTCCCCCGCCTACGCCGCCCCCGAAATCCTCAACAACCAGAAGTACGGACCCGCCGTGGACGTCTGGAGCAT agGGGTGTGTCTGTTCGGCATGCTCGTTGGCTCCCTTCCGTTCGTTCCCCAGCCAGCGAACAACATCGCCCAGCTTCATTCTCTGATACTGAAGGGATGTGTGATCCCTGATACCCTGAGTGAAG aATGCAGGGATTTACTTCAAACAATGCTAACAGCCGAACCCAGACGCAGAATAAAAATAGAGGAGGTTTTGGGACATCCCTGGCTCTTGGGAGAAAATGAGGAACCTGTATTTCGGCAGTCGACAGTTGCAAATCTTCTTCCGCTTGTGCCACAAGCGTCTGTGATAAATTACATGACAAAGATGTTTGATTTCAAGGAGAGTGAAGTGTTGAACGCCCTCGGTGAACGTAAAGTGAATTCAATAGCCGCGACGTACTATCTGCTGAAGAAAAGATTCGACTCCGGGCTACACTTAGTGAGTTTTCCTCAAGGAATGAGAAATCATAGACGGGAGTCTTCCTTCTCTACATTCAGCATTGAACTTAATAGCAGAAACACGACATCATGCCCAACGAAAGACCAGCGAGGGGAGACTACTGAAACAAAGAAAGTTACATCGGGTGAAATCAAACACAATAACTATAGGAGCTATCTGCAGTACTTGAAAGTGTCCAGGGAGAGGACAAATGCTTTCTCCAAGAACATTTTCCTACGACGACAGAAAACGCGAAGCTCGCTCATGAGATCGTATAACAAAGTAgaaaagaacgataactctgttCCCGATCTCATCACATCAGAATCCACAAAACCCGATTTTAGACTTACCTATACCCCTATTCATGCCGATGCTTTGTTTGAATGGGATAAAGAAGGTTTGGTAAGGAGAGAGCAGAAGAGGATGAGACCAAAACCACTGGAgacattttgtaaagaaaagCCAAAACTTCCAAATAGTCAAAACTTGCAAATTTTACCAATGATGGTAACCGGTGACAAAAAACGCAGTCATATCGTATATTCTCCTCCCCCTCCTCCAAATACGTCTCTAGGCATGCGTGATCTAACACCGCCGAATACGTCACACGGCCGGAGAGCTTCACGAGGAATAACTCTTGATGATGTTTCAGAAAATCAGACAGAATTCTACACTCCAACCCCACCAAGGACCGCGCCTTCATTAAACTCCAGAGCCAGTATTTCTATATTAAGTCCAaaacaaaattcagaaatagAAAATGTGGGAAATAATTCTGACGACGAAAAGCCTGATCTTGCCTTAGTCCTGGCCGACCCCTGCTCACAGGAAATATGGGGGTCTTTTCAGAAACACAAAGCTAAATTGATAAAAAGTGGAGCAATATCTTTGAAACGGTCTAAAACTGTGTATGCCAACCCGATTTcgtctcaaaaaatgttgactcCTAGAGACCAGAAAGCTTTAGAAGACGGGAATAAGACACAGATTGTTGGTAAAG GACGCCTTCTTCTAGAAAGAAGTTCTACTCGGATAAGTGTCGGTTTCTCAGACTTCCAGAAACCAACTACCTATACTCCAGAATACATCAAACCAAACACCGCAATCGGCACTGCGAGACAGGAGTTACCAGAAGTGATTGGTTCCGCAAAATCTCGAGCCCGATCGGAAATTATTGACCTTGATAGAAAAGCTGTACCGAAGTTACCGCAAATGACAATTGGGCCGATACGACAAGAAAGAGAGCCCGAGATAGAAATCCCCGATATGCCCCCGTCGCCTGACGCCTATGAACGTCTTATTGTGGAAGATGAAACTCCAATGATGCGCATCAGAATCACGAGTTCATTAAAACACTAA
- the LOC125676945 gene encoding hormonally up-regulated neu tumor-associated kinase homolog B-like isoform X2 produces MHVYIVAVKVVSKKALLVREFVRKNVRREAIVLQKLSHPNIIRMYEVMETENSYYLVLEYADCGEFIKYLSIKKCLPESECKKYARQIVSAVDHMHVSNIIHRDLKLENFLLDGNLDIKIIDFGLSNVFYGETSLSTQCGSPAYAAPEILNNQKYGPAVDVWSIGVCLFGMLVGSLPFVPQPANNIAQLHSLILKGCVIPDTLSEECRDLLQTMLTAEPRRRIKIEEVLGHPWLLGENEEPVFRQSTVANLLPLVPQASVINYMTKMFDFKESEVLNALGERKVNSIAATYYLLKKRFDSGLHLVSFPQGMRNHRRESSFSTFSIELNSRNTTSCPTKDQRGETTETKKVTSGEIKHNNYRSYLQYLKVSRERTNAFSKNIFLRRQKTRSSLMRSYNKVEKNDNSVPDLITSESTKPDFRLTYTPIHADALFEWDKEGLVRREQKRMRPKPLETFCKEKPKLPNSQNLQILPMMVTGDKKRSHIVYSPPPPPNTSLGMRDLTPPNTSHGRRASRGITLDDVSENQTEFYTPTPPRTAPSLNSRASISILSPKQNSEIENVGNNSDDEKPDLALVLADPCSQEIWGSFQKHKAKLIKSGAISLKRSKTVYANPISSQKMLTPRDQKALEDGNKTQIVGKGRLLLERSSTRISVGFSDFQKPTTYTPEYIKPNTAIGTARQELPEVIGSAKSRARSEIIDLDRKAVPKLPQMTIGPIRQEREPEIEIPDMPPSPDAYERLIVEDETPMMRIRITSSLKH; encoded by the exons ATGCACGTGTACATc GTGGCCGTGAAAGTTGTGTCAAAGAAGGCCCTGTTGGTCCGTGAGTTTGTCCGTAAGAACGTCAGGCGTGAGGCCATTGTCTTACAGAAGTTGTCCCATCCGAACATCATCCGGATGTATGAGGTGATGGAAACTGAGAATTCATATTACCTCGTTCTGGAATACGCTGACTGCGGGGAGTTCATCAAGTACCTGTCCATCAA AAAATGTCTACCGGAGTCCGAGTGCAAGAAATACGCCCGGCAGATAGTGTCTGCAGTGGACCACATGCACGTATCAAACATCATACACAG ggatttgaaattagaaaattttcttcttGATGGAAATTTGGATATCAAAATAATTG ACTTCGGCCTGAGTAACGTGTTTTACGGCGAGACCTCGCTGTCCACTCAGTGTGGGTCCCCCGCCTACGCCGCCCCCGAAATCCTCAACAACCAGAAGTACGGACCCGCCGTGGACGTCTGGAGCAT agGGGTGTGTCTGTTCGGCATGCTCGTTGGCTCCCTTCCGTTCGTTCCCCAGCCAGCGAACAACATCGCCCAGCTTCATTCTCTGATACTGAAGGGATGTGTGATCCCTGATACCCTGAGTGAAG aATGCAGGGATTTACTTCAAACAATGCTAACAGCCGAACCCAGACGCAGAATAAAAATAGAGGAGGTTTTGGGACATCCCTGGCTCTTGGGAGAAAATGAGGAACCTGTATTTCGGCAGTCGACAGTTGCAAATCTTCTTCCGCTTGTGCCACAAGCGTCTGTGATAAATTACATGACAAAGATGTTTGATTTCAAGGAGAGTGAAGTGTTGAACGCCCTCGGTGAACGTAAAGTGAATTCAATAGCCGCGACGTACTATCTGCTGAAGAAAAGATTCGACTCCGGGCTACACTTAGTGAGTTTTCCTCAAGGAATGAGAAATCATAGACGGGAGTCTTCCTTCTCTACATTCAGCATTGAACTTAATAGCAGAAACACGACATCATGCCCAACGAAAGACCAGCGAGGGGAGACTACTGAAACAAAGAAAGTTACATCGGGTGAAATCAAACACAATAACTATAGGAGCTATCTGCAGTACTTGAAAGTGTCCAGGGAGAGGACAAATGCTTTCTCCAAGAACATTTTCCTACGACGACAGAAAACGCGAAGCTCGCTCATGAGATCGTATAACAAAGTAgaaaagaacgataactctgttCCCGATCTCATCACATCAGAATCCACAAAACCCGATTTTAGACTTACCTATACCCCTATTCATGCCGATGCTTTGTTTGAATGGGATAAAGAAGGTTTGGTAAGGAGAGAGCAGAAGAGGATGAGACCAAAACCACTGGAgacattttgtaaagaaaagCCAAAACTTCCAAATAGTCAAAACTTGCAAATTTTACCAATGATGGTAACCGGTGACAAAAAACGCAGTCATATCGTATATTCTCCTCCCCCTCCTCCAAATACGTCTCTAGGCATGCGTGATCTAACACCGCCGAATACGTCACACGGCCGGAGAGCTTCACGAGGAATAACTCTTGATGATGTTTCAGAAAATCAGACAGAATTCTACACTCCAACCCCACCAAGGACCGCGCCTTCATTAAACTCCAGAGCCAGTATTTCTATATTAAGTCCAaaacaaaattcagaaatagAAAATGTGGGAAATAATTCTGACGACGAAAAGCCTGATCTTGCCTTAGTCCTGGCCGACCCCTGCTCACAGGAAATATGGGGGTCTTTTCAGAAACACAAAGCTAAATTGATAAAAAGTGGAGCAATATCTTTGAAACGGTCTAAAACTGTGTATGCCAACCCGATTTcgtctcaaaaaatgttgactcCTAGAGACCAGAAAGCTTTAGAAGACGGGAATAAGACACAGATTGTTGGTAAAG GACGCCTTCTTCTAGAAAGAAGTTCTACTCGGATAAGTGTCGGTTTCTCAGACTTCCAGAAACCAACTACCTATACTCCAGAATACATCAAACCAAACACCGCAATCGGCACTGCGAGACAGGAGTTACCAGAAGTGATTGGTTCCGCAAAATCTCGAGCCCGATCGGAAATTATTGACCTTGATAGAAAAGCTGTACCGAAGTTACCGCAAATGACAATTGGGCCGATACGACAAGAAAGAGAGCCCGAGATAGAAATCCCCGATATGCCCCCGTCGCCTGACGCCTATGAACGTCTTATTGTGGAAGATGAAACTCCAATGATGCGCATCAGAATCACGAGTTCATTAAAACACTAA